A genomic window from Sulfurimonas sp. hsl 1-7 includes:
- the panC gene encoding pantoate--beta-alanine ligase, with translation MKIIYEPLELQSYLKEQNKTIGYVPTMGALHEGHIELIKNARKANELVVVSIFVNPTQFLKGEDLDKYPRRDEADKKICELAGVDVIFFPNKENIYFEDEVKIEAPEVRGYVLEGATRPGHFSGVLRIVMKLLNIVNPTRAYFGKKDAQQLNLIQLMVKHYYMDVEIVPIDTVREADGLARSSRNIYLSVDERKEALKISASLYAASKMISKNILDVEEIKGEMFTILKPLEIGYVEIVNREFEPIKKAEIGNSIILVEAVVGKTRLLDNIWL, from the coding sequence ATGAAGATTATTTATGAACCATTAGAGTTACAGTCATATCTTAAAGAGCAAAATAAAACTATAGGATATGTACCAACAATGGGTGCACTTCACGAAGGGCATATAGAGCTTATAAAAAATGCGAGAAAAGCCAATGAACTTGTCGTGGTTTCTATTTTTGTCAATCCGACACAATTTTTAAAAGGGGAAGATTTAGATAAATACCCGCGTCGTGATGAAGCAGATAAGAAAATATGTGAATTAGCCGGTGTAGATGTGATATTTTTCCCAAATAAAGAGAACATCTATTTTGAAGACGAAGTAAAGATAGAAGCACCTGAGGTAAGAGGTTATGTTCTTGAAGGTGCTACACGTCCTGGTCACTTTTCGGGAGTACTAAGAATTGTGATGAAGCTTTTAAATATAGTAAATCCTACACGTGCTTATTTCGGGAAAAAAGATGCACAGCAGTTAAACCTGATCCAACTTATGGTGAAACACTACTATATGGATGTGGAGATAGTTCCAATAGATACGGTAAGAGAAGCAGATGGATTGGCAAGAAGCAGTAGAAATATTTACTTAAGTGTCGATGAGAGAAAAGAGGCACTTAAGATATCAGCGTCATTATATGCAGCTTCTAAGATGATATCGAAAAATATTCTTGATGTAGAGGAGATAAAAGGTGAGATGTTTACAATCTTGAAACCTTTAGAGATTGGATATGTTGAGATAGTTAACCGTGAGTTTGAACCGATTAAAAAAGCAGAGATCGGAAACTCTATTATTCTTGTCGAAGCAGTTGTCGGAAAAACAAGATTACTCGACAATATCTGGTTGTAG
- the prfB gene encoding peptide chain release factor 2, translating into MDNYEYTELLKNIKIKMENITGVVEPVKLQNRLDEIETLENDSEFWNDAANAAKIQKEKTQIQRKLEKYTIAKSAVDDAADLYEMAKDENDEESIEALFSDAPELEEQIRAMEIEVLLSGESDASNAILSIHPGAGGTESQDWASMLLRMYKRWAERHDFKVEVLDYQAGDEAGIKDVSILIKGENAYGYLKVENGIHRLVRISPFDSNAKRHTSFSSVMVSPEIDDDIDIVIEDKDIRIDTYRASGAGGQHVNKTESAIRITHIATGVVVQCQNDRSQHKNKATAMKMLKSRLYELELEEQKAKEAGVEKSEIGWGHQIRSYVMQPYQQVKDTRSNEAYTNVPAILDGDIDKMIEGVLIAMNKEN; encoded by the coding sequence ATGGATAACTACGAATACACAGAACTTTTAAAAAATATAAAAATAAAAATGGAAAACATTACAGGTGTAGTTGAGCCTGTAAAACTACAAAATAGACTTGATGAGATCGAGACTCTTGAAAACGATTCGGAGTTTTGGAATGATGCAGCTAATGCCGCAAAAATCCAAAAAGAAAAAACACAAATTCAAAGAAAATTAGAAAAATATACCATTGCTAAATCTGCTGTCGATGATGCGGCTGATCTCTATGAGATGGCTAAAGATGAGAATGATGAAGAATCAATCGAAGCACTCTTTTCAGATGCTCCAGAACTTGAAGAGCAGATCCGTGCTATGGAGATCGAAGTTTTACTTAGTGGTGAAAGTGATGCTTCAAATGCAATCCTTTCGATCCATCCTGGTGCCGGGGGAACAGAATCTCAAGATTGGGCCAGCATGCTGCTTCGTATGTATAAACGTTGGGCAGAGCGTCATGACTTTAAAGTAGAGGTCCTTGATTACCAAGCGGGTGATGAAGCAGGTATTAAAGATGTATCAATTCTCATAAAAGGTGAAAATGCTTACGGCTATTTAAAAGTTGAAAACGGTATCCACAGACTTGTCCGTATCTCACCGTTTGATTCTAATGCCAAAAGACATACATCTTTCTCTTCTGTCATGGTTTCACCTGAGATTGATGATGATATTGATATCGTTATCGAAGATAAAGATATCAGAATAGACACATACCGTGCAAGTGGTGCGGGTGGACAGCACGTTAATAAAACCGAATCTGCTATCCGTATTACCCATATTGCAACTGGTGTGGTTGTACAGTGTCAAAACGATAGAAGCCAACATAAAAATAAAGCTACTGCAATGAAGATGTTAAAGTCTCGTTTATACGAATTAGAACTTGAAGAGCAAAAAGCAAAAGAAGCGGGTGTAGAAAAAAGTGAAATTGGATGGGGGCACCAAATCCGTTCTTACGTTATGCAACCCTACCAACAAGTAAAAGATACAAGAAGTAATGAAGCTTACACAAATGTTCCTGCTATTCTTGATGGGGATATCGACAAAATGATAGAAGGTGTTTTAATAGCAATGAATAAAGAGAACTAA
- a CDS encoding arginyltransferase: MNLLKEFLLEDKCSYLDNKQQTTHYKVIDKCSSTVCQDLIERGYRRFGKMYFRPICADCNECQSIKIDVNNFTFSKSARRVLKKAKDISIVVQHPTMTKTHLQLFDKYHKHMNQKKGWDYSPTSPDHYFNSFVSGYENFGYEVLYFFQDKLIGVDLIDILQDGISSIYFYYDPDFAQYSLGRLSLYKQIEFAKRYDKKWIYLGYYVEGCPSLEYKKDYAPYVTLEGRPSEYEEFNWL, from the coding sequence ATGAACTTACTTAAAGAATTTTTACTCGAAGATAAATGCTCATATTTGGATAATAAACAGCAGACTACGCATTACAAAGTAATAGACAAATGCTCCTCTACGGTATGTCAAGATCTAATAGAGCGTGGGTATAGAAGGTTCGGTAAAATGTATTTTCGACCAATATGCGCTGATTGTAACGAATGTCAAAGTATTAAAATTGATGTTAATAATTTTACTTTTTCAAAATCAGCTCGACGTGTATTAAAAAAAGCAAAAGATATCTCTATAGTTGTGCAGCATCCAACAATGACTAAAACACATCTTCAATTGTTTGATAAATATCATAAACATATGAATCAAAAAAAGGGATGGGATTATTCCCCAACTTCCCCGGATCATTATTTTAACTCTTTTGTAAGCGGCTATGAAAATTTTGGATATGAGGTTCTATACTTTTTCCAAGACAAACTTATAGGTGTTGATCTTATAGATATTTTGCAAGATGGTATATCTTCAATTTACTTTTATTATGATCCTGACTTTGCACAATACTCTCTTGGTAGACTCTCTCTATATAAGCAGATTGAGTTTGCAAAACGATATGATAAAAAGTGGATATATCTTGGTTATTATGTCGAGGGTTGTCCATCTCTAGAGTATAAAAAGGATTATGCCCCTTATGTTACCCTAGAGGGTAGACCAAGTGAATATGAAGAGTTTAATTGGCTGTGA
- the fusA gene encoding elongation factor G, translating into MARSHKLEDVRNIGIAAHIDAGKTTTTERILFYTGVEHKIGEVHDGAATMDWMEQEQERGITITSAATTCEWAGKQINIIDTPGHVDFTIEVERSMRVLDGAVSVFCAVGGVQPQSETVWRQRNRYGVPSIVFVNKYDRTGADFYEVERQIRERLKGNPVPIQLPIGAEDKFEGIVDLVQMKEIVWDADAAMGSAYHTQDIRADYQDKAEEYREKMIEEVSAVDGNEELMEKFLEGEEISEEELKAAIKRATIAMHIVPMTVGTAFKNKGVQTLLDAVVDYLPAPTEVPAIKGTMMDNEEEEVVVPSTDDGEFASLAFKIMTDPFVGQLTFIRVYRGHLESGSYVHNSTKDKKERIGRIMKMHAIKREEVKEIYAGEIGAVVGLKYTTTGDTLCSEKDKVVLERMDFPDPVISVAVEPKTKADQEKMGIALGKLAAEDPSFRVNTDEETGQTIISGMGELHLEIIVDRMKREFKVEAEVGAPQVSYREAIRSEVDKNYKYAKQSGGRGQYGHVVFKMKPAEAGSGLVFNNEIKGGVIPKEYVPAIEKGMEESMKNGVLAGFPIEDVEITLYDGSYHEVDSNEMSFKIAASIGFKEAAREASPAILEPIMKVEVEVPEEYMGDVIGDLNRRRGQVNSMGDRSGNKIVDAHVPLSEMFGYSTDLRSNTQGRATYAMEFDHYEEVPRNVSEEIIKKRNG; encoded by the coding sequence ATGGCAAGATCTCATAAATTAGAAGACGTAAGAAACATAGGTATTGCTGCGCACATTGATGCTGGTAAAACAACAACAACTGAGCGTATCCTATTCTATACAGGTGTTGAGCACAAAATCGGTGAAGTTCACGATGGTGCTGCAACAATGGACTGGATGGAGCAAGAGCAAGAGCGTGGTATTACAATTACTTCTGCTGCAACAACTTGTGAATGGGCTGGAAAACAGATCAACATTATCGATACTCCGGGACACGTTGACTTCACTATTGAAGTTGAGCGTTCTATGCGTGTACTTGATGGTGCTGTATCTGTATTCTGTGCTGTTGGTGGTGTTCAGCCGCAATCAGAAACAGTTTGGAGACAAAGAAACCGTTATGGTGTACCTTCAATCGTTTTCGTAAACAAATATGACAGAACTGGTGCTGATTTCTATGAAGTTGAGCGTCAAATTCGTGAGCGTCTTAAAGGGAACCCGGTTCCTATTCAATTACCAATCGGTGCTGAAGATAAATTCGAAGGTATCGTAGATCTTGTTCAAATGAAAGAGATCGTATGGGATGCTGATGCCGCTATGGGTTCTGCATATCATACACAAGATATCCGTGCTGATTACCAAGACAAAGCTGAAGAGTACCGTGAAAAGATGATCGAAGAGGTTTCTGCAGTTGACGGTAACGAAGAGCTTATGGAGAAATTCTTAGAGGGTGAAGAGATCTCTGAAGAAGAGCTTAAAGCTGCAATTAAGCGTGCTACTATCGCTATGCATATCGTTCCAATGACTGTTGGTACAGCTTTCAAAAACAAAGGTGTTCAAACATTACTTGACGCTGTTGTAGATTATCTTCCAGCTCCAACTGAAGTACCGGCTATTAAAGGTACTATGATGGATAACGAAGAAGAAGAAGTTGTAGTTCCATCAACAGATGACGGTGAATTCGCTTCATTAGCATTCAAAATTATGACTGACCCATTCGTTGGACAGTTAACATTTATCCGTGTATACCGTGGTCACCTAGAATCTGGTTCTTATGTTCACAACTCTACAAAAGATAAAAAAGAGCGTATTGGTCGTATCATGAAAATGCATGCTATCAAACGTGAAGAAGTAAAAGAGATCTACGCTGGTGAAATCGGTGCGGTTGTTGGTCTTAAATATACAACAACTGGTGATACTCTTTGTTCTGAGAAAGATAAAGTTGTTCTTGAAAGAATGGACTTCCCGGATCCGGTTATCTCTGTTGCAGTTGAGCCAAAAACAAAAGCTGACCAAGAAAAAATGGGTATTGCTCTAGGTAAACTAGCTGCAGAAGATCCATCTTTCCGTGTTAACACTGACGAAGAAACTGGTCAAACAATTATTTCTGGTATGGGTGAGTTACACCTTGAAATTATCGTTGACCGTATGAAACGTGAGTTTAAAGTTGAAGCTGAAGTTGGTGCTCCACAAGTTTCTTACCGTGAAGCTATCAGAAGCGAAGTTGATAAAAACTACAAATACGCTAAACAATCTGGTGGTCGTGGACAATATGGTCACGTTGTATTCAAAATGAAACCTGCTGAAGCTGGTTCTGGTCTTGTATTTAACAACGAGATTAAAGGTGGTGTTATCCCTAAAGAGTACGTTCCTGCTATTGAAAAAGGTATGGAAGAATCTATGAAAAATGGTGTACTTGCAGGTTTCCCAATCGAAGATGTTGAAATTACACTTTACGATGGTTCATACCATGAAGTTGACTCGAATGAGATGTCATTCAAAATCGCTGCATCAATCGGTTTCAAAGAAGCTGCTCGTGAAGCAAGTCCAGCTATCCTTGAGCCAATTATGAAAGTTGAAGTTGAAGTACCTGAAGAGTATATGGGTGACGTTATCGGTGACCTTAACCGTCGTCGTGGTCAAGTTAACTCTATGGGTGACAGAAGCGGAAACAAAATTGTTGATGCTCACGTTCCTCTTTCTGAGATGTTCGGATATTCTACTGACTTACGTTCTAATACGCAAGGTCGTGCTACATACGCTATGGAATTCGATCACTATGAAGAAGTTCCAAGAAACGTATCTGAAGAGATTATCAAAAAACGTAACGGATAA
- the rpsG gene encoding 30S ribosomal protein S7: MRRRKAPVREIMPDPVYGSKVLTKFINKVMLDGKKSTAEKIIYSALDAISAKGEKSGIDTFNEAIENIKPIIEVKSRRVGGATYQVPVEVRPVRQQSLAIRWLVDAARKRNERTMAERLANEFMDAAAEKGTAFKKKEDTYKMAEANKAFAHYRW; encoded by the coding sequence ATGAGAAGAAGAAAAGCTCCTGTTCGTGAAATTATGCCGGATCCAGTTTATGGAAGCAAAGTTTTAACGAAATTTATTAACAAAGTTATGTTAGATGGTAAGAAGTCTACAGCAGAAAAAATTATCTACAGTGCGTTAGATGCAATCTCTGCTAAAGGTGAAAAATCAGGAATTGATACATTCAATGAAGCTATTGAGAATATTAAACCTATTATTGAGGTTAAAAGTCGCCGTGTTGGTGGTGCTACTTATCAAGTTCCAGTAGAAGTACGCCCAGTACGTCAACAGTCTTTAGCTATCCGTTGGTTAGTTGATGCTGCTAGAAAAAGAAACGAAAGAACAATGGCTGAGAGATTAGCTAATGAGTTTATGGATGCTGCAGCTGAAAAAGGTACTGCATTCAAGAAGAAAGAAGATACTTACAAAATGGCTGAAGCAAATAAAGCATTTGCTCACTACCGTTGGTAA
- the rpsL gene encoding 30S ribosomal protein S12, translating into MPTINQLIRKERKKVVKKSKSAALKACPQRRGVCTRVYTTTPKKPNSALRKVAKVRLTSGIEVISYIGGEGHNLQEHSIVLVRGGRVKDLPGVKYHIVRGALDTAGVTNRLVARSKYGTKKPKN; encoded by the coding sequence ATGCCTACAATCAATCAATTGATTCGTAAAGAGCGTAAAAAAGTAGTAAAGAAATCAAAATCTGCTGCTTTAAAAGCTTGTCCACAGCGTCGTGGTGTATGTACTCGTGTTTACACAACTACACCTAAAAAACCAAACTCGGCTTTAAGAAAAGTTGCGAAAGTTAGATTAACTTCTGGAATCGAAGTTATTTCATATATCGGTGGTGAGGGTCACAACCTTCAAGAGCACTCTATCGTACTAGTACGTGGTGGTAGGGTAAAAGATTTACCGGGTGTTAAGTATCACATCGTTCGTGGTGCACTAGATACTGCTGGTGTAACTAACCGTTTAGTAGCTCGTTCTAAATACGGTACTAAAAAACCTAAAAACTAA
- the rpoC gene encoding DNA-directed RNA polymerase subunit beta' — MSKLVPVEVTEDSRPQDIKQLQFRLASPEKVLSWSNGEVKKPETINYRTLKPERDGLFCAKIFGPVRDYECLCGKYKKMRYKGVVCEKCGVEVTSTKVRRTRMGHIELVTPVAHIWYVSSLPSRIGTLLGIKMKDLERVLYYEAYIVEEGGEAYYDAEAKTPVQQYDVLNEEQYRTLVQRFGELGFKARMGGEVVRDLLDSIDLVEVFNKLREEIEETRSEAKKKTINKRLKVIESFLNSGNNPAWMMLTVLPVLPPDLRPLVSLDGGKFAVSDVNDLYRRVINRNQRLKRLVELEAPEIIVRNEKRMLQESVDALFDNGRRANAVKGANKRPLKSLSEIIKGKQGRFRQNLLGKRVDFSGRSVIVVGPDLRMDECGLPKKMALELFKPHLIAKLEDKGYATTVKAAKKMIEDKTNEVWECLAEIVDGYPIMLNRAPTLHKLSIQAFHPRLIDGKAIQLHPLVCAAFNADFDGDQMAVHVPLSAEAIAEAKVLMLASMNVLLPASGKAIATPSQDMVLGIYYLSLEKNGVKGSNKLFANVDEINIALENKALDIHAKVRTRVDGRIIHTTAGRLLIKAILPAFVPAELWNKTMKKKAINEIVDYVQKHGGIGVTASFLDRLKDLGFKHATEAGVSISADDIRVPDMKEGKITESKNRVIEIQKQFEAGLLTEQERYNKIIDVWTDTNNTLASEMMDLVQNDKDGFNSIHMMADSGARGSAAQIRQLAGMRGLMAKPSGDIIETPIISNFKEGLNVIEYFISTHGARKGLADTALKTANAGYLTRKLVDVAQNVKIVEHDCHTHEGIEITDISDQNTLIESLEDRLNGRVLADDVIDPISNEILFAEGTLLDEESAKVIAEAGIKSAHIRTPTTCKSEDGICALCYGVNLATGHIVRPGEAVGIVAAQSIGEPGTQLTLRTFHVGGTASSTAQERQVVAEKEGFIRYYNLKTYQNKEGKNIVANRRNAAVLLVEPKIKAPFSGKVEIQTIHDEVLVSITGKDDTIRYALRKNEIAKPNELAGVSGQIEGKYYFPYANGTEVEAEDSIVETIKDGWNVPSRVPYASELLVDNGAPVTQKIYAKEQGTVKYFLLKGDYLERFEGLKAGYEVKEKGLFAAVIDENNREAVRHYIARGSVIVTEDDEIVEGASLIAKPASDESVVIAEWDPYSNPIISEASGTVKYEDILVGTTATEQLDELTGKTRLMINDHISSEYKPTIVLATEDGELLRYAIEPKSSLFVKDGQEVKIADIIAKTPKALQKSSDITGGLPRVSELFEGRRPKATALISEIDGTVSFGKPLRGKVRIIVSNSENGIIKEYFVDKSHEAVVNAGDFVHAGERLTTGILSSHELLRIMGVKALYNYLVSEVQQVYRSQGVNIADKHIEVIFTQMLRQVKILKSGDTKFIEGDLVSKTKFAQENEKIIRLGGRPAIAEPFLVGITRAAVSADSIISAASFQDTTKVLTEAAVSAKVDNLDNLKENVIIGRTIPVGTGIYKDKTVTFESSEE, encoded by the coding sequence ATGAGTAAATTAGTGCCAGTAGAAGTAACAGAAGATAGCAGACCGCAGGATATAAAACAACTTCAGTTCAGATTAGCGTCACCTGAAAAAGTTTTATCTTGGTCAAACGGTGAAGTTAAAAAACCTGAAACTATCAACTACCGTACATTAAAGCCGGAACGTGATGGGCTTTTCTGTGCAAAAATTTTCGGTCCTGTACGTGACTATGAGTGTCTTTGTGGTAAATATAAAAAGATGCGTTATAAAGGTGTTGTATGTGAGAAGTGTGGTGTTGAAGTAACATCTACAAAAGTTCGTCGTACTCGTATGGGGCACATTGAACTAGTTACTCCTGTTGCACACATTTGGTATGTATCTTCATTACCATCTCGTATCGGTACACTTTTAGGTATCAAAATGAAAGACCTTGAGCGTGTACTTTATTACGAAGCATATATCGTAGAAGAGGGTGGTGAAGCATACTATGATGCTGAAGCAAAAACTCCTGTACAACAATATGATGTTTTAAATGAAGAACAATATCGTACACTAGTTCAAAGATTTGGCGAATTAGGCTTTAAAGCTCGTATGGGTGGTGAAGTTGTTCGTGATCTTCTAGATTCAATCGATCTTGTTGAAGTATTTAACAAACTAAGAGAAGAGATTGAAGAGACTCGTTCAGAAGCTAAGAAAAAGACTATTAATAAACGTTTAAAAGTTATTGAGTCTTTCTTAAATAGTGGAAATAATCCTGCATGGATGATGTTAACTGTTTTACCGGTTCTTCCACCTGATTTACGTCCACTTGTATCACTTGACGGTGGCAAATTTGCTGTTTCTGACGTAAATGATCTTTATCGTCGTGTTATCAACAGAAATCAACGTCTTAAACGTCTAGTTGAGCTTGAAGCACCTGAGATTATCGTTAGAAATGAAAAGCGTATGCTTCAAGAATCAGTAGATGCACTATTTGACAATGGTCGTCGTGCAAATGCTGTTAAGGGTGCAAATAAACGTCCACTTAAATCTTTAAGTGAAATCATTAAAGGTAAGCAAGGTCGTTTCCGTCAAAACTTACTTGGTAAGCGTGTTGACTTCTCTGGACGTTCTGTAATTGTTGTTGGACCGGATTTAAGAATGGATGAGTGTGGTCTTCCAAAGAAAATGGCTTTAGAGCTTTTCAAACCGCATTTGATCGCTAAGCTTGAAGACAAAGGTTATGCAACTACAGTTAAAGCTGCTAAAAAAATGATCGAAGACAAAACAAACGAAGTTTGGGAGTGTCTTGCTGAAATCGTTGACGGTTATCCAATTATGCTTAACCGTGCACCGACACTTCACAAGTTATCGATTCAAGCATTCCACCCAAGACTAATTGACGGTAAAGCTATTCAGCTTCACCCATTAGTTTGTGCTGCGTTTAATGCCGACTTCGATGGTGACCAGATGGCTGTTCACGTACCTTTATCTGCAGAAGCTATTGCTGAAGCGAAAGTTCTTATGCTTGCATCAATGAATGTTCTTCTTCCAGCTTCTGGTAAAGCGATTGCTACACCTTCACAAGATATGGTCCTTGGTATTTACTACCTATCTTTAGAGAAAAATGGTGTTAAAGGTTCAAACAAACTATTTGCTAATGTTGATGAGATCAATATTGCATTAGAAAACAAAGCTCTTGATATTCATGCAAAAGTTAGAACTCGTGTTGATGGAAGAATTATCCATACAACTGCTGGTCGTCTTTTAATTAAAGCTATTCTTCCTGCTTTCGTTCCTGCAGAATTATGGAATAAAACTATGAAGAAAAAAGCTATCAATGAGATTGTTGACTATGTTCAAAAGCATGGTGGTATCGGTGTAACTGCATCATTCCTAGATAGATTAAAAGACCTTGGTTTCAAACATGCAACTGAGGCTGGTGTATCTATTTCAGCTGATGATATCCGTGTTCCAGATATGAAAGAGGGGAAAATTACAGAGTCTAAAAACCGTGTAATTGAGATCCAAAAACAATTTGAAGCGGGTCTTTTAACTGAACAAGAAAGATACAATAAAATTATCGACGTTTGGACAGATACAAACAACACGCTAGCATCAGAGATGATGGATCTTGTTCAAAATGATAAAGATGGTTTTAACTCTATTCATATGATGGCTGATTCTGGTGCGAGGGGTTCTGCAGCTCAGATTCGTCAGCTTGCCGGTATGCGTGGTCTTATGGCTAAACCAAGTGGTGATATTATTGAAACTCCGATTATCTCGAACTTTAAAGAGGGTCTAAACGTAATCGAGTACTTTATTTCAACTCACGGTGCGCGTAAAGGTCTTGCCGATACAGCACTTAAAACAGCGAATGCGGGTTACTTAACACGTAAACTTGTTGACGTTGCACAGAATGTGAAGATTGTTGAACATGATTGTCATACTCACGAAGGTATTGAGATTACAGATATTTCTGATCAAAATACATTAATTGAGTCTTTAGAAGACAGACTTAACGGTCGTGTTTTAGCTGATGATGTAATCGATCCAATCTCTAATGAGATCCTTTTTGCAGAGGGTACGTTACTTGATGAAGAGAGTGCTAAAGTTATCGCAGAGGCTGGAATTAAATCAGCTCACATCAGAACACCGACAACATGTAAAAGTGAAGACGGTATCTGTGCACTTTGTTATGGTGTTAACCTTGCAACTGGTCACATTGTACGTCCAGGTGAAGCAGTTGGTATCGTTGCAGCTCAGTCAATCGGTGAGCCGGGTACACAGCTTACACTTCGTACATTCCACGTTGGGGGTACTGCGAGTTCAACTGCTCAAGAGCGTCAAGTTGTAGCTGAAAAAGAAGGTTTTATCCGTTACTATAACCTTAAAACATACCAAAACAAAGAGGGTAAAAACATAGTAGCTAACCGTCGTAATGCGGCTGTACTACTTGTTGAGCCAAAAATTAAAGCACCTTTCTCTGGAAAAGTTGAAATTCAAACTATCCATGATGAAGTACTTGTAAGTATTACTGGTAAAGATGATACTATCCGTTATGCACTTCGTAAAAATGAGATAGCTAAACCAAATGAACTTGCTGGTGTAAGTGGTCAAATTGAAGGTAAATATTACTTCCCGTATGCAAACGGAACAGAAGTTGAAGCAGAAGATTCTATCGTTGAAACTATTAAAGATGGATGGAATGTACCATCACGTGTACCTTATGCATCTGAATTATTAGTTGATAACGGTGCGCCTGTTACACAAAAAATCTATGCTAAAGAGCAAGGAACTGTTAAGTACTTCCTACTAAAAGGGGATTATCTTGAGAGATTCGAAGGCTTAAAAGCTGGTTACGAAGTAAAAGAGAAAGGTCTTTTCGCAGCTGTAATTGATGAGAACAACCGTGAAGCTGTTCGTCACTATATCGCGCGTGGTTCAGTTATTGTTACTGAAGATGATGAAATAGTTGAAGGAGCAAGTTTAATTGCTAAACCTGCATCTGATGAATCAGTTGTTATTGCAGAGTGGGATCCATATTCGAACCCTATTATCTCTGAAGCAAGCGGTACAGTTAAATATGAAGATATTCTTGTTGGTACTACAGCTACGGAACAACTTGATGAGTTAACTGGTAAAACTCGTTTAATGATCAATGACCACATCTCGTCTGAGTACAAGCCGACAATTGTGTTAGCTACTGAAGATGGTGAGTTATTACGTTATGCAATTGAGCCTAAATCATCTTTATTCGTTAAAGATGGTCAAGAGGTGAAAATCGCTGACATCATTGCGAAAACACCTAAAGCACTTCAAAAATCATCGGATATTACAGGGGGTCTTCCACGTGTATCTGAACTATTTGAAGGTCGTCGTCCAAAAGCTACTGCACTTATCTCTGAGATAGACGGTACAGTTAGTTTCGGTAAACCGTTACGTGGTAAAGTACGTATCATCGTTAGCAATAGCGAAAACGGTATTATTAAAGAGTACTTTGTAGACAAGTCACATGAAGCAGTTGTAAATGCTGGTGACTTCGTTCACGCAGGTGAGCGTTTAACTACTGGTATCTTATCATCACATGAGTTACTAAGAATTATGGGTGTTAAAGCACTTTATAACTACTTAGTATCTGAAGTACAGCAAGTTTACCGTTCTCAAGGGGTTAACATCGCTGATAAACACATCGAAGTTATCTTTACTCAGATGTTAAGACAAGTTAAGATCTTAAAATCTGGAGATACGAAGTTTATCGAAGGTGATTTAGTTTCTAAAACGAAATTTGCTCAAGAGAATGAGAAAATCATTCGTCTTGGTGGTCGTCCTGCGATCGCTGAGCCGTTCCTTGTTGGTATCACACGTGCTGCAGTATCTGCTGATTCTATTATCTCAGCTGCATCATTCCAAGATACAACTAAAGTATTAACTGAAGCTGCAGTAAGTGCTAAAGTTGATAACCTTGATAACTTAAAAGAAAATGTTATTATCGGTAGAACTATTCCGGTTGGAACAGGTATCTATAAAGATAAAACAGTAACTTTTGAATCTTCGGAAGAGTAG